CGCGGCGGACGACAGCTCGTGCGTGGTGGAGTTTCGCGCCCGCTGTACTGCCACCGGGGAGTACGAACGATTCCAGCGGATCGAGTTCCTCGTCGTAGTCGTCGATCCACGCTTCGAGGCGGTCGATCTCCGGGTCGTCGAGTCGTGGACTGTCGCTGTCTTCGTCAGGATCGGCGAAGTCAGCCTGGATGATGTGAAGGTGGTTTTGAACCTCTCGGAGCCGTTGGTCCACGTCGTCGTGACCGGACGGAACGATGACGCCGATGAGCGCGTTGGCTTCGTCCACGGTGCCGTAGGCTTCGATTCTCGGGTTCGTCTTCGAGACGCGAGACATGTTTCGGAGATCGGTCTGGCCCTCATCACCACGCCCCGTGTAGATCTTCATGGATCGATACTCGGCTGCTACTGTCTTATATTCTCACGTCCGATCGTTTACCGTTCGATACTCCTTGACGAGCTGAACGCCGCTTGAGGCACCGATGCGTTCGGCACCGGCTTCAAGGAGGGCGTTCGCTCGGTCGTACGAACCGATCCCACCACTCGCTTTCACAGGCAGATACTCGCTCATGAGCGCCACGTCGTCGACGGTCGCGCCCCCATCGGCGAAACCGGTCGAAGTTTTCACGAAATCCGCGCCCGCAGCGGCCGCAAGCTCACAGGCGCGGTGTTTCTCCTCGGGTTCGAGCACCGCCGTTTCGATGATGGCTTTCACCGGAATCGGAACGGCATCGACGACGGTCTCGATGTCGGCGACGAGGGCTTCATCCGCACCTGCCTTGAGTCGGCCGACGTTGATGACCATATCAAGCTCGTCACAGCCGTTGCTGTAGGCTTGTTGGGCTTCGACGCGTTTGGTTTCCGGCGTGTGTTGTCCGTGAGGAAAGCCGATAACTGTCGTCAACACCACATCCGTTTCGACGGTGGGAACGTAGCAGGGCGGAATACAGGCGTTCATTCCATACCGTTCGGCGTCTCTAACGACCCGTTTGGCGTCAGCTGCCGTCGTGTCTACGCCGAGAACCGTGTGATCGATGCGAGCGGGAAAATCGTCCATACGGAGGAATACACACGGAGTGAGATACGTCCGTCGGTGGTCGTTAAATGTCGGTAGGGCTTTGCCGCCAGCGCGGAACAGTTCGCTCAATGCAACTGTTACCCGAAGGGTTCGTACTCCCGCCACTGCCGTATCTGGTCGGGATCGTCCTCGTGAGCCTCGTGATCGTTGGTGTGCTGTACCGGCAGACGCCACGAATTACAAAGCAGACAGTCGTCGCGCTCGCGCCATGGATGACGGTCGGAGCCGGACTGTACGCGCTCGAACAAGCTACGGTGGTTCCGGCAGTGCTCGCACCGTTTGCGAGTGCGCCAACCGTGTATCTCACGACGTTCGTCGTCGTGGGAGCGATCGTTGCCGTGGTTGGGGATCGCCAACCCGCTCGGTTCGCGATCGATAGCACACCCGGGGTGGTGCTCATTACGGGAACAGTGGTGGCTATCGGTGTGTTCGCCGTTGCAGGTATCGCTGCTGTCCAGTCACCACCGGTACACGTGTTTTGGCCGGGCGTTGCCGTCGTGGGAGCCGCCGCGATCACCGGTGGAGGATGGCTGTTGTTTCGGTCTTTTTTTCCGACAGCCATCGAGGAAACCGGTGGGGCTGGACTGCTCGTCGTGTTCGGCCACGCGCTCGATGGCCTATCGACTGCCGTCGGACTGGCGTTTCTCGGATTCGGCGAGCAGACACCGCTCTCCCAACTCCTGATCGATGCCGGTGGCGTGGGGTTGTTCGTCGTCGTGAAAGTGCTTCTCGCAGTGGTGATCGTTGGTCTTCTCACCGACTACGTCAGAGAGGAACCCTCCGAAGGGAATCTACTGCTCGCAGCCATCGCCGCCGTCGGTCTGGGTCCGGGTGTTCACAACGTGGTTCTGTTC
The sequence above is drawn from the Halocatena salina genome and encodes:
- a CDS encoding cob(I)yrinic acid a,c-diamide adenosyltransferase, which codes for MKIYTGRGDEGQTDLRNMSRVSKTNPRIEAYGTVDEANALIGVIVPSGHDDVDQRLREVQNHLHIIQADFADPDEDSDSPRLDDPEIDRLEAWIDDYDEELDPLESFVLPGGSTAGAKLHHARAVVRRAERRAVALATNEPVNETAITYLNRLSDALFVFARVVNEREGITEESPTY
- the deoC gene encoding deoxyribose-phosphate aldolase, giving the protein MDDFPARIDHTVLGVDTTAADAKRVVRDAERYGMNACIPPCYVPTVETDVVLTTVIGFPHGQHTPETKRVEAQQAYSNGCDELDMVINVGRLKAGADEALVADIETVVDAVPIPVKAIIETAVLEPEEKHRACELAAAAGADFVKTSTGFADGGATVDDVALMSEYLPVKASGGIGSYDRANALLEAGAERIGASSGVQLVKEYRTVNDRT
- a CDS encoding DUF63 family protein, translating into MQLLPEGFVLPPLPYLVGIVLVSLVIVGVLYRQTPRITKQTVVALAPWMTVGAGLYALEQATVVPAVLAPFASAPTVYLTTFVVVGAIVAVVGDRQPARFAIDSTPGVVLITGTVVAIGVFAVAGIAAVQSPPVHVFWPGVAVVGAAAITGGGWLLFRSFFPTAIEETGGAGLLVVFGHALDGLSTAVGLAFLGFGEQTPLSQLLIDAGGVGLFVVVKVLLAVVIVGLLTDYVREEPSEGNLLLAAIAAVGLGPGVHNVVLFAIVG